Proteins encoded together in one Desulfosporosinus meridiei DSM 13257 window:
- a CDS encoding DUF2889 domain-containing protein, with translation MKRYSPSAFLLKEKRYNVDRNYQKNEEMEELHLFNRSISISVRSKDKDTLTVDGTFIDTHHELCLTLEIEIKTRTITTAMGEFRRAPHTDCAETQKRIPKLVGINLNKNVRRQVQAAVGLKEGCTHITDLTLECVKSLMQASYQLMHLTMREEQITEIVENYLEGSCFHYNKGAV, from the coding sequence ATGAAGAGGTATTCACCCAGTGCTTTTCTTCTTAAAGAAAAGAGATATAATGTAGATAGAAACTACCAAAAAAATGAGGAGATGGAAGAATTGCACCTATTTAACCGTTCAATTTCCATTAGTGTTCGTTCAAAGGACAAAGATACTCTGACTGTGGATGGTACTTTTATTGACACTCATCATGAGTTATGCTTGACTTTGGAAATTGAGATAAAGACTCGTACAATAACAACAGCAATGGGAGAATTCCGTCGAGCCCCCCATACGGATTGTGCTGAAACTCAAAAACGAATTCCAAAGCTGGTAGGAATAAATCTGAATAAAAATGTTCGGAGACAAGTACAAGCTGCTGTTGGCCTAAAAGAAGGATGTACACATATTACAGACCTAACTCTTGAGTGTGTAAAGAGCCTAATGCAAGCTTCATATCAGTTGATGCACCTTACCATGCGAGAAGAGCAAATTACTGAAATTGTCGAGAACTATTTGGAAGGGAGTTGCTTTCATTATAACAAAGGAGCTGTTTAA
- a CDS encoding CBS domain-containing protein, producing the protein MYVRQFMTAQVFTVGPDKSIADTMALMREKKISKLPVVEKGKLVGFVTDGDLREVSPSPATTLSIFELNYLIAKTPIREVAIKKVITCHPDTQIEDAALMMRDHKIGGLPVIEEGKVVGIITGSDILDAFLDIMGFRSPGQRVMIETKDQIGVMSDLALVTKEHEVNIGSLAVYHLKDNKVQILARLQGDQVDEVEKSLDAKGYQIKK; encoded by the coding sequence ATGTATGTTCGCCAATTTATGACAGCTCAAGTTTTTACGGTAGGCCCGGATAAATCTATTGCGGATACAATGGCTCTTATGAGAGAAAAAAAGATTAGTAAATTGCCGGTTGTAGAAAAGGGTAAACTTGTAGGTTTTGTCACAGATGGAGATCTCCGTGAGGTCTCTCCTTCTCCAGCAACAACGTTGAGCATTTTTGAACTTAACTACCTTATTGCCAAGACGCCCATCCGTGAAGTTGCGATTAAGAAGGTTATAACTTGCCATCCAGACACTCAAATTGAGGATGCCGCTTTAATGATGAGAGACCATAAGATTGGTGGATTGCCTGTCATTGAAGAAGGTAAAGTTGTGGGGATAATAACTGGTTCGGATATATTAGATGCCTTTTTAGATATTATGGGATTTCGTAGTCCGGGACAGCGCGTAATGATTGAAACTAAGGACCAAATTGGGGTTATGTCGGATTTAGCCCTTGTGACTAAGGAACATGAGGTCAATATTGGAAGTTTAGCTGTATATCATCTCAAAGACAATAAGGTTCAGATTCTTGCTCGTCTTCAGGGGGATCAGGTTGACGAAGTTGAAAAATCATTGGATGCAAAAGGTTATCAAATTAAAAAATAA
- a CDS encoding ABC transporter ATP-binding protein has protein sequence MLVLEDVNVFYGAIHALKGISLEVNQGEIVTLIGSNGAGKSTCLKTISGLLRPKTGKVSFKGSDLASIAPQSIVSQGISQVPEGRRVFANMTVIENLELGAYLRKDKAGVKEDMKKVYELFPRLLERKSQLSGTLSGGEQQMLAMGRALMSKPQLLLLDEPSMGLAPILVKQIFSIIKEINSSGTTILLVEQNAHMALSIANRAYVLETGKIVLSGDAKELAASEEVRKAYLGG, from the coding sequence ATGCTTGTCCTTGAAGATGTAAATGTATTCTATGGTGCAATTCACGCCCTTAAAGGTATCTCCCTCGAAGTTAATCAAGGGGAAATTGTGACACTTATCGGTTCAAATGGTGCGGGCAAAAGCACTTGTCTCAAAACAATCTCCGGCTTACTGCGGCCAAAGACAGGTAAGGTTTCTTTTAAAGGGTCAGACCTTGCTAGTATTGCTCCTCAAAGTATCGTTTCTCAGGGAATATCTCAGGTACCAGAAGGTAGACGTGTATTTGCCAATATGACTGTCATTGAAAACTTAGAATTGGGAGCTTACTTACGTAAAGATAAAGCGGGCGTTAAAGAAGACATGAAGAAAGTTTACGAATTATTTCCACGCTTACTGGAAAGAAAAAGTCAGCTTTCAGGTACTTTATCAGGCGGAGAACAACAAATGCTGGCAATGGGCAGAGCGCTGATGTCTAAACCTCAACTCTTGCTGCTAGATGAGCCTTCAATGGGTTTGGCACCAATCTTAGTAAAACAAATCTTTTCAATAATTAAAGAGATTAATTCAAGCGGTACAACAATCTTACTTGTTGAGCAAAATGCCCATATGGCTCTTTCTATTGCTAATAGAGCGTATGTATTAGAGACTGGCAAGATAGTTCTTTCCGGGGATGCTAAAGAACTTGCCGCCAGTGAAGAAGTCCGTAAGGCCTACTTAGGAGGCTAA
- a CDS encoding ABC transporter ATP-binding protein, whose product MPLLKIDKLSKSFGGLKAVSNLNIEINDGELIGLIGPNGAGKTTVFNLLTGVYEPTEGSVKFQSKDMRGLKPYQVTQSGMARTFQNIRLFSDLSVIENVKIAYHQRSSYSTLSAFLRLPSYYAGEKEMHRKAMELLKIFNLEDKAEEVAKNLPYGEQRRLEIARALGTEPKLLLLDEPAAGMNPQETHDLMNLIRWIRQQFNLAILLIEHDMSLVMGVCERIYVLDYGMIIAQGTPDEIKSNPKVIEAYLGEEVV is encoded by the coding sequence ATGCCTCTTCTAAAGATTGACAAACTCTCCAAATCTTTTGGGGGTCTAAAAGCCGTATCAAACCTTAATATTGAGATCAACGACGGAGAATTGATCGGTTTAATCGGTCCAAACGGTGCAGGGAAAACCACAGTTTTCAATTTACTGACGGGAGTTTATGAGCCTACGGAGGGCAGCGTTAAATTTCAGAGTAAAGATATGAGAGGGCTTAAACCCTATCAGGTTACTCAAAGTGGAATGGCTAGGACGTTCCAGAATATCCGTCTTTTTAGTGATCTGAGTGTTATTGAAAATGTTAAGATAGCATATCATCAAAGAAGTTCTTATAGTACGCTTAGTGCTTTCTTACGTTTGCCAAGCTATTATGCTGGAGAAAAAGAAATGCACCGTAAAGCCATGGAACTTCTCAAGATCTTTAATCTGGAGGATAAGGCTGAAGAAGTTGCCAAAAACTTGCCTTATGGTGAACAACGCCGTTTAGAAATTGCTCGTGCTTTAGGTACAGAGCCTAAGCTTTTATTGCTTGATGAGCCTGCAGCGGGGATGAATCCTCAAGAGACACACGACCTTATGAATCTCATTCGCTGGATTCGTCAACAATTCAATCTAGCTATTTTGTTAATTGAACACGATATGTCCCTAGTAATGGGCGTATGCGAACGAATCTATGTTTTAGATTATGGAATGATTATTGCGCAAGGCACACCAGATGAAATCAAGAGTAATCCCAAAGTCATCGAGGCTTATTTAGGGGAGGAGGTTGTCTGA
- a CDS encoding branched-chain amino acid ABC transporter permease: MGKRINRQSVLTLVGVLLVYAIVQGSIFMDILPPFVALTLIQVCIYIILATSLNLINGITGQFSIGHAGFMAIGAYMAAIVVVKLHGPLLLALIAGAVAAAVAGFLIGLPTLRLKGDYLAIATLGFGEIVRIVFLNTPYVGGASGFSVPKTITWTWAFWLTVLSIIIIRNFIKSTHGRACISIRENEIAADVMGINTTKYKIMAFTIGAFFAGLAGGIYANYLYIIQPLTFSFLKSFDILVMVVLGGLGSLTGSVLGAVVMTVVSAALSGWPEWRLVITAILLIVMMIFRPKGLLGTKEFSLSFLGKKGDKNASSKD; this comes from the coding sequence ATGGGTAAGCGGATTAATCGTCAAAGTGTCCTAACTTTAGTGGGGGTCCTACTTGTCTATGCCATCGTTCAGGGAAGTATTTTCATGGATATCTTACCTCCTTTTGTTGCCCTCACTTTGATTCAGGTTTGTATCTATATAATTCTTGCAACAAGCTTAAACTTAATCAATGGGATCACAGGCCAGTTTTCAATTGGACACGCAGGTTTTATGGCGATCGGTGCTTACATGGCAGCCATTGTCGTAGTTAAACTGCATGGACCTCTTTTATTGGCCTTGATTGCTGGGGCAGTGGCAGCTGCCGTAGCCGGTTTTTTAATTGGTCTGCCTACTTTAAGACTAAAGGGAGACTATTTGGCAATTGCAACCTTAGGTTTTGGAGAAATAGTAAGAATTGTCTTTTTAAACACACCATATGTTGGAGGGGCTTCAGGATTTTCAGTGCCGAAAACAATTACTTGGACATGGGCATTTTGGCTAACGGTCCTAAGTATTATAATTATTAGAAATTTTATTAAGTCTACCCATGGTCGAGCATGTATTTCAATTCGAGAAAATGAAATTGCAGCCGATGTAATGGGTATTAATACAACAAAATATAAAATTATGGCCTTTACAATTGGTGCATTCTTTGCAGGATTGGCAGGCGGAATTTATGCTAATTACCTATATATTATTCAACCTCTAACCTTTAGCTTTTTAAAGTCATTTGATATTCTGGTTATGGTTGTACTCGGTGGCTTAGGCAGTTTAACGGGTAGCGTTCTTGGTGCCGTGGTAATGACGGTGGTTTCTGCTGCATTATCAGGTTGGCCAGAATGGAGACTTGTTATAACAGCTATACTTTTAATCGTAATGATGATTTTTAGACCGAAGGGACTACTAGGGACTAAAGAATTTAGCTTAAGTTTCCTCGGAAAGAAGGGTGATAAGAATGCCTCTTCTAAAGATTGA
- a CDS encoding branched-chain amino acid ABC transporter permease: MGSVTEQVLQQIVNGLSLGSIYALVALGYTMVYGIIKLINFAHGDVMMVGAYAGWFATTTLHMSFIPALLIAMTVSAILGVLIERIAYKPLRNATRIASLITAIGVSFFLEYGGMLVVSPQMRTYPPVFPDTIFNVGGIIIKYGDIVMIVTSVVLMVLLHGIVKYTKIGKAMRAVSFDTEAALLMGINVNNTISATFAIGSALAAAAGVLMGVYFNTINPLMGIIPGLKAFVAAVLGGIGIIPGAMVGGFFLGLTESFVSGLGASTWRDAVAFLILILVLIVKPSGLFGKNIREKV; the protein is encoded by the coding sequence ATGGGAAGTGTAACTGAGCAAGTATTGCAGCAGATAGTAAACGGACTTTCTCTAGGAAGTATTTATGCTTTAGTTGCTCTCGGTTATACCATGGTTTACGGTATCATAAAGCTTATAAACTTTGCTCATGGTGATGTAATGATGGTCGGAGCCTATGCAGGTTGGTTTGCAACAACTACATTGCATATGTCGTTTATTCCGGCGTTGCTAATTGCAATGACTGTTAGTGCAATTTTAGGTGTTTTGATAGAAAGGATTGCTTATAAACCGCTGCGTAATGCTACTCGAATTGCATCTTTAATTACAGCCATTGGGGTTTCTTTTTTCCTGGAATATGGGGGCATGTTAGTTGTATCTCCTCAGATGCGCACTTATCCTCCTGTTTTTCCCGACACAATTTTCAATGTAGGTGGCATCATCATTAAATATGGTGATATTGTTATGATTGTCACCTCTGTTGTCCTTATGGTTCTGCTGCATGGTATTGTTAAGTACACAAAGATAGGAAAAGCCATGAGGGCAGTATCTTTCGATACAGAAGCAGCATTATTGATGGGTATTAATGTTAATAACACTATTTCGGCAACTTTTGCAATTGGGTCTGCTCTGGCTGCCGCTGCTGGGGTTTTGATGGGAGTATACTTTAATACAATTAATCCGTTAATGGGTATCATTCCGGGGCTTAAGGCCTTTGTTGCAGCAGTTTTAGGGGGAATTGGTATTATTCCCGGTGCGATGGTAGGAGGATTTTTCTTAGGGCTTACAGAATCATTTGTTAGTGGTTTAGGAGCGTCGACATGGCGCGATGCAGTAGCATTTTTAATTTTAATACTTGTTCTCATTGTTAAGCCAAGTGGGCTTTTTGGTAAGAACATCCGTGAGAAAGTGTAG
- a CDS encoding ABC transporter substrate-binding protein, protein MRKLFSIATVALLSLSLVTGCGAAGGQKSAEVIKVGGNLELSGGAAAFGQYAEKAIKLAFEQQNAKGGVLGKKLEYVSSDNKSDPGESTVASTKLATQDKVSAILGPMTSGNTLAAVQVVTDNKVPLITPTGTSDSVTFENGKVKPWIFRACFIDPFQGQVAANFASDTLKAKKAALFIDQKGDYSKGLATSFEENFKKSGGEIVATEQYVAGSDLDFRATLVRIKAANPDVVFVPGYYQEVGLIVKQAREMGMKQVFVGGDGWGSPQLVDVAGAAALENTYYVNHGAMDDPGMAQFIKDFQGKYNSEPDTFAALGYDTANLLIKALENAGSTEPEKLRSALENMKGFQGISGELNVDPATHNPVKSAAILQFKDGKSVFMTKVNPK, encoded by the coding sequence ATGAGAAAACTATTTTCAATAGCAACTGTAGCCTTATTAAGTCTTTCTTTGGTAACCGGTTGTGGAGCTGCTGGGGGGCAAAAGTCCGCTGAGGTTATAAAAGTTGGCGGTAACCTTGAGTTAAGTGGTGGAGCAGCCGCATTCGGACAATATGCGGAGAAAGCTATTAAGCTAGCATTTGAGCAACAAAATGCAAAAGGCGGAGTATTAGGCAAGAAGCTTGAATACGTATCTTCAGATAATAAGTCCGACCCCGGAGAATCGACTGTAGCTTCAACTAAGCTGGCAACTCAAGACAAAGTTTCTGCAATACTTGGACCTATGACAAGTGGAAATACTTTAGCTGCTGTCCAAGTAGTCACCGATAATAAAGTGCCTCTAATTACGCCTACAGGCACATCAGATAGTGTTACCTTTGAAAACGGTAAGGTAAAGCCTTGGATCTTTAGAGCTTGCTTCATTGACCCCTTCCAAGGTCAGGTAGCTGCTAACTTTGCCTCAGATACCCTTAAAGCTAAGAAAGCTGCACTTTTCATAGATCAAAAGGGAGATTATTCTAAAGGTCTCGCAACTTCGTTTGAAGAAAACTTTAAAAAATCAGGCGGAGAAATTGTCGCAACAGAACAATATGTAGCAGGCAGTGATTTAGACTTCCGAGCAACCTTAGTACGAATTAAAGCTGCTAATCCTGATGTAGTCTTTGTTCCTGGATATTATCAAGAAGTAGGCTTAATCGTTAAGCAGGCACGTGAAATGGGAATGAAGCAAGTATTCGTAGGCGGAGACGGCTGGGGTTCTCCTCAATTAGTTGATGTAGCAGGCGCTGCAGCATTAGAGAATACTTACTACGTCAATCATGGAGCTATGGATGATCCAGGAATGGCTCAATTCATTAAAGATTTCCAAGGAAAATATAATTCAGAGCCTGACACATTCGCAGCCCTTGGATATGATACAGCAAATCTTTTAATTAAAGCTCTTGAGAACGCCGGTAGTACAGAACCCGAAAAATTAAGAAGTGCTCTGGAAAACATGAAAGGTTTCCAAGGAATAAGTGGAGAATTGAATGTTGACCCAGCAACTCATAACCCAGTTAAGAGTGCCGCAATCCTTCAATTTAAAGATGGCAAAAGCGTATTCATGACAAAAGTTAACCCAAAATAA
- the selB gene encoding selenocysteine-specific translation elongation factor: protein MGERHYLVGTAGHVDHGKTELIRALSGMDTDRLKEEKQRGISIELGFAHMLLPSGRQVGMIDVPGHERFVRQMLAGASGMDVVLLVIAADEGIMPQTQEHIDILTLLGIPRGIVVINKADLVDDEWLDLMDEEIHNKLKDTAFNQAQICRVSAVTGQGIDDLRDIIDNLLSEVESKKSIGPVRMPIDRVFSIQGFGTVVTGTLHSGTIELGQELAIEPSNLLSKVRSLQVYNKKVNFAGAGQRVAVNLAGVDVSEVVRGSVLVKPKVFKVGNILDLKVTNLTTAEKPLVQRQRVRFHIGTTEILGRLHLLEHKEINPGGEGFAQILLEEPVLAAPGDRFVLRFYSPTFTIAGGKVLDVAELKLKRFKESVLAQLKIKDQGDPLDLLEREMDEPRAAKDLANRLHVNLDDLAENLKSLEEQERLEIWSEDDVALYWAKKDAETWREKLIKVVKTNEQEFPLRGGISREELKTRLGILWSHRRWQMILEQGSARKFYKISGSKVQTNEGAQIPLSIMKGLNDLRSLWQTVKLMPPELSSAAEKCGIGKADIQEYAGYLCDQGEWVFISGFYFKSEDIQEAKQNLIGLLGLKGEVGVAEVRELWETSRKYTVPLLEYFDQQRVTQRKGDKRILGKI, encoded by the coding sequence ATGGGTGAAAGACACTATTTAGTGGGAACAGCCGGACATGTAGACCATGGTAAAACTGAGCTAATTCGTGCTCTCTCCGGTATGGATACTGACCGATTAAAAGAAGAAAAGCAAAGAGGTATCTCAATAGAACTTGGTTTTGCACATATGTTACTTCCAAGCGGCCGTCAAGTTGGAATGATTGATGTTCCAGGTCATGAACGTTTTGTCCGTCAGATGTTGGCGGGGGCAAGCGGAATGGATGTTGTACTATTGGTCATTGCAGCTGATGAGGGAATAATGCCTCAGACTCAAGAACATATAGATATATTGACTTTGCTGGGAATTCCCAGAGGAATTGTTGTCATAAATAAGGCAGATCTTGTTGATGACGAGTGGCTTGATCTCATGGATGAAGAGATACATAATAAACTTAAAGATACGGCCTTCAATCAAGCTCAAATATGTCGCGTTTCAGCTGTAACAGGTCAAGGTATTGACGACCTTCGAGATATTATTGATAATTTGCTTTCTGAAGTAGAAAGTAAGAAGTCAATCGGCCCAGTAAGAATGCCAATTGATAGAGTTTTTAGCATCCAGGGTTTTGGGACGGTCGTGACAGGCACTCTTCATAGTGGGACTATAGAATTGGGGCAGGAGTTGGCAATAGAGCCTAGTAATCTACTGTCAAAAGTTCGCTCATTACAAGTTTATAATAAAAAAGTTAACTTTGCTGGGGCGGGCCAGAGGGTAGCTGTCAATCTTGCCGGGGTAGATGTATCAGAAGTTGTTAGGGGCTCAGTACTCGTAAAACCAAAGGTTTTTAAAGTTGGAAATATATTGGATTTAAAAGTAACAAACCTTACCACAGCAGAAAAGCCTTTAGTGCAGAGGCAGAGAGTTCGCTTTCATATTGGGACAACTGAAATATTGGGACGCCTACACCTCTTAGAACATAAGGAGATTAATCCTGGTGGTGAGGGGTTTGCTCAGATATTATTAGAAGAGCCCGTTCTTGCAGCACCAGGAGACCGGTTTGTTTTAAGATTTTACTCTCCTACTTTCACAATAGCAGGAGGTAAAGTATTAGATGTAGCAGAGCTTAAATTGAAACGCTTTAAGGAAAGTGTATTAGCACAACTGAAGATCAAAGATCAGGGAGATCCTCTCGACCTTTTAGAGAGAGAGATGGATGAACCAAGAGCTGCTAAAGATTTGGCAAATCGATTACACGTCAACCTTGATGATTTAGCTGAAAACTTGAAATCGCTGGAGGAACAGGAAAGGTTAGAGATTTGGTCAGAAGATGATGTTGCTCTTTATTGGGCAAAAAAAGATGCTGAAACCTGGAGAGAAAAACTCATAAAAGTTGTAAAAACAAATGAACAAGAATTTCCGTTAAGAGGTGGAATTAGTAGGGAAGAACTAAAAACCCGCCTAGGAATACTGTGGAGTCATAGACGTTGGCAGATGATATTAGAACAAGGAAGTGCCCGAAAGTTTTATAAAATCTCCGGAAGTAAGGTTCAAACGAATGAAGGGGCACAGATTCCGCTCTCAATTATGAAAGGATTAAATGACTTAAGATCTCTGTGGCAGACTGTCAAGCTTATGCCTCCTGAATTAAGTTCAGCTGCTGAAAAGTGTGGAATAGGAAAAGCCGATATTCAAGAATATGCGGGCTACTTATGTGATCAGGGGGAATGGGTGTTTATCAGCGGGTTTTACTTTAAAAGTGAGGATATTCAAGAGGCAAAGCAGAACTTAATAGGATTGTTAGGATTAAAAGGAGAAGTTGGGGTAGCAGAGGTAAGAGAATTGTGGGAGACTTCCCGTAAATATACAGTTCCTTTGTTAGAGTATTTTGACCAACAACGTGTCACTCAACGAAAGGGAGACAAGAGAATTCTGGGAAAAATATAG
- a CDS encoding YkvI family membrane protein, with protein sequence MRWKTSFQVAATYVGAVMGAGFASGQEIQQFFARFGYWGLVGVVLSSFLFSLLGWGMLDLQSRWKVTSYDDFFNYLLGSKLGRWADILVSILLFVGMLAMISGSGALFQEYFGFSRWSGILLTASVIALALWYRGEGVLWINSVLIPLKFIFCLGIATVATFLAGSVGNQPTIIVENPIVSNWFISAILYVSFNVTLAMVVFASLGRDVQKAGARLGALLGGIALGLFALAIGVSLLSFPDILGLEIPMVGIAGKLGEWPAFFYVVVLWLAMITAAVGNGFSLISRVVDSGRLNYGRATLALFVLLLPLAGVKFSQIVQIVYPLFGYLGLVFLPVIMYYWLKR encoded by the coding sequence ATGCGTTGGAAAACATCTTTTCAAGTGGCTGCAACCTACGTAGGTGCGGTGATGGGGGCTGGCTTTGCCTCTGGTCAGGAAATACAACAGTTCTTTGCACGGTTTGGATATTGGGGTTTAGTAGGAGTTGTGCTGAGTTCATTTCTTTTTTCGCTCCTAGGTTGGGGTATGCTTGATTTACAGAGTCGTTGGAAAGTAACATCCTATGATGATTTCTTCAATTATTTGCTGGGTTCAAAATTAGGAAGGTGGGCAGATATCCTTGTTAGTATTCTCTTATTTGTAGGTATGCTAGCAATGATATCTGGCAGTGGGGCTCTCTTTCAAGAGTATTTTGGCTTCTCAAGGTGGTCAGGTATTTTACTGACAGCAAGTGTGATCGCATTAGCCTTGTGGTATCGGGGAGAAGGAGTGCTTTGGATAAATTCCGTACTCATTCCTTTAAAATTCATTTTTTGTTTAGGAATTGCCACAGTAGCAACATTTCTTGCCGGCTCAGTGGGAAATCAACCTACCATAATCGTCGAAAACCCGATTGTTAGTAATTGGTTTATCTCAGCCATCTTATATGTCTCATTTAACGTTACATTGGCAATGGTAGTATTTGCATCTCTTGGACGAGATGTACAGAAAGCAGGTGCCCGGTTAGGGGCTTTGCTTGGAGGAATTGCTTTAGGATTATTTGCATTAGCCATAGGTGTATCTTTGCTAAGCTTTCCAGATATATTAGGCCTTGAAATTCCGATGGTTGGAATTGCAGGCAAGTTAGGTGAATGGCCGGCTTTTTTCTATGTTGTAGTCTTGTGGTTAGCTATGATTACTGCAGCGGTAGGGAATGGCTTTAGTCTAATAAGCAGAGTTGTTGATTCAGGTCGTTTAAACTATGGGAGAGCGACATTAGCATTATTTGTATTGTTACTGCCATTAGCTGGGGTCAAATTTTCTCAAATTGTGCAGATTGTTTATCCTCTGTTTGGATACCTAGGCTTAGTATTTTTACCTGTAATAATGTATTATTGGCTAAAGAGATAA
- the yyaC gene encoding spore protease YyaC: MSLFSLLTETQKIKAHVDDYTAKEKLETRLSDLFVSTQKRPAVILCIGTDRSTGDALGPLIGTQLSRLKLPELNVYGTLDNPVHATNLESNVYNIKSIFSNPFIIAVDACLGRLDSIGCITLSDGPLKPGAGVNKNLPEVGEAHMTGIVNVGGFMEYMVLQNTRLNLVWRLSENISSIITRSYLKVRRSN, translated from the coding sequence GTGAGTTTATTTTCATTGCTTACTGAAACTCAAAAAATTAAAGCCCATGTGGATGATTATACCGCAAAAGAGAAACTTGAGACGCGTCTCTCAGATCTTTTTGTTTCTACTCAGAAACGCCCCGCTGTTATTTTATGTATAGGGACAGATCGTTCAACGGGAGATGCTTTAGGGCCATTAATTGGCACACAGCTCTCCCGTCTAAAACTCCCTGAACTTAATGTCTATGGTACATTAGATAATCCCGTACATGCTACAAACCTCGAATCAAACGTTTATAACATAAAAAGTATTTTTTCAAATCCATTTATTATTGCAGTAGACGCTTGTTTAGGGCGTCTTGACTCAATCGGCTGTATTACTCTTTCTGATGGGCCATTAAAGCCTGGGGCAGGTGTTAATAAAAATCTGCCAGAAGTAGGTGAAGCTCATATGACCGGTATTGTTAATGTGGGGGGCTTTATGGAATATATGGTTTTGCAAAACACTCGTCTCAACTTAGTTTGGAGACTGTCCGAGAATATCAGTTCTATAATTACTCGTTCATATTTGAAAGTACGGAGGAGCAACTAA
- a CDS encoding DUF4446 family protein has protein sequence MSINWLAIGVLAFLTVILLIITILLYRKMKKFQASYISLQTFMDGQQMDILLDKYIQKVTDLEQNLEKCKERLDPIEIKLRASIDRAEIQRFRAFEDVGSDLSFAVAFLNQEGDGLVLSSIHSREEARIYAKPISGGQSQYSLSDEERDVVLKAMNGKKI, from the coding sequence ATGTCGATAAATTGGTTGGCTATAGGTGTATTAGCCTTCCTTACAGTTATTCTATTAATTATTACGATTTTACTATATCGTAAGATGAAAAAGTTTCAGGCATCATATATAAGTCTACAGACATTTATGGACGGTCAACAAATGGATATACTCCTTGATAAATATATTCAAAAAGTAACAGACTTAGAGCAAAATCTCGAAAAATGCAAGGAAAGGCTTGATCCCATTGAAATTAAATTAAGAGCTAGTATCGATCGAGCAGAAATACAGCGGTTTAGAGCCTTCGAAGATGTCGGTAGTGATTTGAGCTTTGCAGTTGCCTTCTTAAATCAAGAAGGAGATGGATTAGTATTAAGTTCGATTCATAGTCGTGAAGAGGCCAGGATATACGCAAAACCGATAAGTGGCGGACAGTCCCAATATTCGCTTTCAGATGAGGAAAGAGATGTAGTATTAAAAGCAATGAACGGAAAGAAAATATAA
- a CDS encoding DUF554 domain-containing protein: MLGTIVNTGAIIIGGLIGLMFGQALPEKMKKTVIQGIGLAVLLIGISMAIQTKNTLIVIASLVLGGIIGEIIDIELRLQQFGQSLEGRLSKNGRGGDFTKAFVTTSLIYCVGAMAIMGALESGLTGHNTILYAKSMLDGITAIVFASSMGIGVLASAIPVFAYQGLLTVTAGLLEGVLSSQIINEMGATGGLLIVGIGLNILEIKEIKVGNLLPGLFLAIPIAMLFTRLHLGM; encoded by the coding sequence TTGTTAGGAACTATTGTAAACACTGGGGCAATTATAATAGGTGGATTAATAGGTCTTATGTTCGGACAAGCATTACCAGAGAAAATGAAAAAGACAGTAATCCAAGGAATTGGGCTAGCAGTATTATTAATAGGAATATCAATGGCCATTCAAACTAAGAACACGTTGATTGTTATAGCAAGTTTAGTGTTAGGTGGGATAATTGGCGAAATCATTGACATAGAACTGCGACTACAACAGTTTGGGCAGTCGCTTGAAGGTAGGCTATCAAAAAATGGACGAGGAGGAGATTTCACCAAGGCCTTCGTAACAACGAGCCTAATTTATTGTGTCGGGGCAATGGCAATTATGGGTGCCTTAGAGAGTGGCTTAACAGGACACAATACAATACTTTACGCCAAATCAATGTTGGATGGAATAACCGCAATTGTATTTGCTTCGTCAATGGGAATTGGTGTGCTAGCATCGGCAATACCGGTGTTTGCCTATCAAGGATTACTTACTGTCACAGCAGGTCTTTTAGAGGGAGTCTTGTCGTCCCAGATAATAAATGAGATGGGAGCGACTGGCGGACTTCTGATTGTCGGGATAGGCCTAAACATTCTAGAAATAAAAGAGATTAAAGTGGGTAATCTATTACCAGGGTTGTTCTTGGCGATTCCAATAGCAATGCTTTTTACACGTCTCCATTTAGGTATGTAA